The sequence below is a genomic window from Denitratisoma sp. DHT3.
ACCCCGGCATCGCCAACTGGATCGACACCACCGGCCACCCCGAAGGCTACATGTCGGTACGCTGGGCCTATCCGGAGCGGCCCAAGGACAACTGGCCCTGGGCCACGGCCCAGGTGGTGAAGTTCGCCGACCTGGACCGCCACCTGCCCGCCCACACCCGCCGCGTCACGCCGGAGGAACGCCGCGCCGTGATCGCCATGCGCCAGGAACACGTGCAGCGCCGCTACCGTCATCATTGATCGACAGGAAACGCCATGCCCGATATCCTGAAGGATAAAGTCGCCATCGTCACCGGCGCCAGCCGCGGTATCGGTGCCGGCATCGCCCTGCGCCTCGCCGCCGAGGGCGCCAAGGTGGTGATCACCGCCCGCACCCTGGAGGCCGACGGCAAGCTGCCCGGCTCCCTGAACGAGACCGCCGCACGCATCCGCGCACTGGGCGGCGAATGCCTCTGCGTCCAGGCGAATCTGGCCGACCCCGAGGATCGCGCGCGCATCGTGCCCGCCGCCATCGAACGCTTCGGCGGCGTGGACATCCTGGTGAACAACGCCGCCGCCGCCCACTACCGGCCCACCCGCGAGCAGAAGCCGCGCCATACGCACCTGGGCTTCGAGATCAACTTCTTCGCTCCGCTGGAACTCTCCCAGCAGGCGATTCCGAGCATGGCGCAGCGGGGTGGCGGCTGGATACTCAACATTTCCAGCGCCACCTCGCGGGCCCCGGACCCCGCCCCCTACGATCCCCAGAACCGCTACCTGCAATTCCACGTGCACGTCGGCCCCACCCTCTATGCCGCCAGCAAATCGGCGCTGGAGCGCCTGTCCGCCGGCATGGCGGCGGAACTGGCGGCGGACCGGATCGCGGTGAATACCCTGGCGCCGGTGGAAGCCGTGGCCAGCGAAGGCGCCCTGGCCACCGGCGCCATCGATGCCGTCGCCCACATGGAGCCGGTGGAAGCCATGGCCGAAGCCGCGCTGCAACTCTGCTCGCGCCCGCAGTCGCAGCTCTCCGGCCGCTGCGTGCTGAGCCTGGACCTGCTGCGGGAACTGGGCATCCATACGGTCAAGACCCTGGATGGCGCCCGGACGCTGCCCGATTATTCCTTTTGAACAGCCACCCTGGAGCCGCCCCTGGAAGCTGCCTCAAAAGACGTCCTTCAACCGCTCGGGGCGCCCATTTTCCATTCGCGGGAAACGGCAACGAACGTTTGCCGACGGATCAAATCCGGCAGGCCCCGCGGGCAAAATGGACAATGGCGAACTCAGGGCAGAACCCGGGCTTGATAGTAGACTGAGCCGGATCGCCCCACATGCGCCCGCGCCCGGAACCCGATGCCTCCGCTCCAGCCGATTACCGACCCCAGCCCCGGCATTCCCCCCCGTTCCATCCTCTGGGTGGCCCTCCTGATCTGGACGGCGCTGGCCGGCGCCTTCATGCTGTTCAGCATCAATGTCCTCCGCGACAAGAGCGTCGAGCACGCGACCCTGGTCGCCAACGCCTATCTGGACAAGGACTTGGCGGTGCGAAGCTGGCTCTCCAGCCATGGCGGCGTCTATGTCCGGCCGGACGAGCGCACGCCGCCCAATCCCTATCTGACGCTCCCCGAGCGGGACGTGACGACCACCTCGGGCAAGGCCCTGACCCTGATGAATCCGGCCTACGCCACGCGTCAGTTGATGGAGGATTTCGCCGCCCAGTACGGTTTCAAGGGCCACCTGACCAGCCTCAAG
It includes:
- a CDS encoding SDR family NAD(P)-dependent oxidoreductase, which gives rise to MPDILKDKVAIVTGASRGIGAGIALRLAAEGAKVVITARTLEADGKLPGSLNETAARIRALGGECLCVQANLADPEDRARIVPAAIERFGGVDILVNNAAAAHYRPTREQKPRHTHLGFEINFFAPLELSQQAIPSMAQRGGGWILNISSATSRAPDPAPYDPQNRYLQFHVHVGPTLYAASKSALERLSAGMAAELAADRIAVNTLAPVEAVASEGALATGAIDAVAHMEPVEAMAEAALQLCSRPQSQLSGRCVLSLDLLRELGIHTVKTLDGARTLPDYSF